In one Acanthochromis polyacanthus isolate Apoly-LR-REF ecotype Palm Island chromosome 20, KAUST_Apoly_ChrSc, whole genome shotgun sequence genomic region, the following are encoded:
- the LOC127531380 gene encoding uncharacterized protein LOC127531380: MTTRPKLNQKGEEDELTVLPHVHRRMYSLCFKGLWRWRPRSVLFIWLLLLAAAPPSAHGYFLGDIKAVLNGCKDHWTLQDRAAMPRLYQMTVCVNIRVVVPGHWFAFSYSSVHAPWPEFGLEGDEHAIYVQFLRVRHEFRLQLSLLHWHQVCLRRDVPGNTFSLEVDGRMVSKRTVIASAIPPYGSLWLGCRPREQAPKSNLGQVELYLFRMWSDLGNHWHCEDGTVIGWDSHYWGATSHKAIRRDPYLHCATTLGLGRLFLPSPDTPSLPASLTSSSNTSPANHVSTSTQTSPGTTLPAQITSGTSVSSASPLLGCDVSQLCSNTSAYYWMLISVEAKDGNKTQKDVHNLVSKAFGCHADGGDAAQAVTSFMDFCQGDRQLQVVEVSCGAKINISQTSCDVLLLLTHAVSAWDLQRAGVSALQQARERMRATIIGEVERVGRNLCEDVDPSSGGFVRCTSPLDDICQSNNSSTPTCSLLQLNSHRAPLTGTHSCSSESLKHKQPFLFMQLTVASAALTMSVCAAGGAPRLYDCTAFCNSTGQFYGLRINMDSDVVNITSIRSLLLNVTSLCNSSSQCRDYSEILQRLQGIHLECQETPQR; encoded by the exons ATGACAACTAGACCAAAATTAAACCAAAAGGGAGAGGAGGATGAATTAACTGTGTTGCCTCATGTTCATAGGAGGATGTATAGCCTTTGCTTCAAAGGACTGTGGAGATGGAGACCTCGGTCTGTTCTGTTCATCTGGTTGCTGCTGCTGGCAGCTGCTCCACCTTCAG CCCATGGCTATTTCCTGGGAGACATTAAGGCAGTATTAAATGGCTGCAAAGACCATTGGACCCTGCAGGACAGGGCCGCCATGCCGCGGCTTTACCAGATGACCGTATGTGTGAACATTCGTGTGGTTGTTCCAGGACACTGGTTTGCCTTCTCTTACAGCTCGGTCCATGCACCCTGGCCTGAGTTTGGTCTGGAGGGAGATGAGCACGCAATATACGTGCAATTTCTAAGAGTCCGACACGAATTTCGTCTGCAGCTCTCCCTGTTGCATTGGCACCAGGTGTGTCTGAGGAGAGACGTCCCGGGCAACACTTTCAGCCTGGAG GTTGATGGGAGAATGGTGTCAAAGAGGACGGTCATTGCTAGCGCCATCCCCCCCTACGGCTCCCTGTGGCTGGGCTGTCGTCCCAGAGAACAAGCCCCAAAGAGCAATCTCGGACAGGTGGAGCTGTACTTGTTCCGCATGTGGTCGGACCTGGGTAACCATTGGCACTGTGAGGACGGCACTGTGATTGGCTGGGACTCCCATTATTGGGGGGCGACCAGTCACAAAGCTATACGGAGAGACCCCTACCTCCACTGTG CTACTACTCTTGGACTTGGACGGTTGTTCCTGCCTTCACCTG ACACGCCGTCTTTGCCTGCATCTTTAACCTCGTCCTCTAACACCAGTCCGGCCAATCACGTCTCAACAAGCACCCAGACATCTCCAGGCACAACTCTGCCGGCACAgatcacatctggaacatcagTCTCATCAG CATCTCCACTGCTAGGCTGTGACGTCAGCCAACTCTGCTCCAATACAA GCGCTTACTACTGGATGCTCATAAGCGTGGAGGCCAAAGATGGCAACAAGACTCAAAAAGATGTCCACAATTTG GTGTCAAAAGCGTTTGGTTGTCACGCTGACGGCGGTGATGCAGCACAAGCGGTAACAAGCTTTATGGATTTCTGTCAGGGTGACAGACAACTTCAG GTAGTGGAGGTGTCCTGTGGTGCAAAAATCAATATAAG CCAAACAAGCTGCGATGTGCTGTTGCTGCTCACTCATGCTGTCTCAGCGTGGGATCTGCAGCGAGCCGGAGTCTCTGCACTGCAGCAAGCCAGAGAACGAATGCGAGCGACAATCATCGGGGAGGTGGAGAGAGTCG GCAGGAACCTGTGCGAGGATGTGGATCCCTCTAGTGGAGGGTTTGTGAGATGCACGTCTCCTCTGGATGATATCTGTCAGTCAAACAACTCCTCCACGCCAACATG CTCCCTCTTACAGCTAAACTCCCACCGAGCTCCTCTAACCGGCACACACTCCTGCAGCAGTGAGagtctcaaacacaaacagccttTCTTATTCATGCAGCTCACTGTGgcttctgctgctctgaccatgtctgtctgtgctgcaggtggagcGCCTCGCCTCTATGATTGCACCGCTTTCTGTAATTCTACAG gCCAGTTTTACGGTTTAAGAATCAACATGGACAGTGACGTTGTTAATATCACCTCCATCAGAAGCTTG TTATTAAACGTAACCAGTTTATGCAACTCATCATCACA ATGCAGGGATTATTCAGAGATATTGCAGCGCCTCCAG GGTATTCATCTGGAATGTCAGGAGACACCACAGAGGTAA